A stretch of Sphingorhabdus sp. YGSMI21 DNA encodes these proteins:
- the addB gene encoding double-strand break repair protein AddB codes for MSDRRRPAIYNIAAHGGFADALAQGLIDRFAKDAFGLARGLVILPNNRAQRALQEAFVRLSEDGLLLPQMAVIGDLDLDESIGVALDSGELALDIPAAVDPMDRLLTLAQLIQKEIRLRDDAILAKDALRLAREFASTLDQLNVEEISLADLMKTEPESLDLSSHWQDSYRFFLVIAEKWRQQLEKWQRVDQAIRRNALFDHIAKSWKTSPPDHFVVAAGITTSAPAVARFLETIAFMPQGLVVLPDLDLIMPDQEWDMLGPFQPDPDSGYIKRAQETHPQYHMKLLLDRMSIARGEILRWPRTGESGAAAQRSRALSNAFAIPKLTVRWQTLESSERSLAGVQTIEARNSAEEAQVIALLAREALEDPDQRVAIVTPDRSLATRISAHLKRWDIQVDDTAGQPLAKLPEGVFFLNLLSAVADGFPPAEFLALLKHPLVQRGEGRLLWLDHVRKLDLLLRGPRPAPGLAGIDALLRTDNHRTKSLRAAITPWWQSVRTMFEPMESLFASSLDWPKLLDQLRQLAENLTDGAIWAGPGGRDLADLLAKLQTRAEMGPIRIKANELPGYFETLMTDISVRPPYGGHPRIALYGLLEARLQQSELVICCGLNEGSWPQAITPDPWLAPMIRKSLGLPAQERQIGLSAHDLVGAMGAKKVILSRAHRDDSGPAIASRFLLRLKGMCGDNLKEHPQARAWLAAIDQPESEPAPYVRPAPLPSREQRLIPISVTQVDSLIADPYSFYAKKIMGFAALDMIDADPSAAWRGTIIHDILDQWAREDDYAPAALRQRAKAFLDDPGLHPLMRSLWAPRLLEGLDWIAATLAEGRKTGREPLASEIYGKAEIAGVELSGIADRIDGMPDGGIAIVDYKTGGAPSNKAVAEGYNLQLGLLAAIAELGGFKDIEGEAVAFEYWSLAKKGGTDEFGYIRSPAKGRGENIIPADAMVDHAVARFNEAADHYLKGSEPMTAKLHPEYARYADYDQLMRLEEWYGRAPAEAPDHE; via the coding sequence ATGTCTGACCGCCGTCGGCCAGCGATCTACAATATCGCCGCGCACGGCGGTTTCGCCGATGCGCTGGCACAGGGACTGATCGACCGCTTTGCCAAGGACGCATTCGGACTGGCCCGCGGGCTCGTCATATTGCCCAACAACCGCGCCCAGCGGGCCTTGCAGGAAGCGTTCGTGCGGCTGAGCGAAGACGGGCTGTTGCTGCCGCAAATGGCAGTGATCGGTGACCTCGATCTGGACGAATCCATCGGTGTAGCGCTCGACTCCGGCGAACTGGCGCTCGATATTCCGGCGGCCGTCGATCCGATGGACCGGCTGCTCACGCTGGCGCAACTGATCCAGAAAGAAATCCGGCTGCGTGACGATGCCATATTGGCCAAGGACGCACTGCGGCTGGCGCGCGAGTTTGCCAGCACGCTCGACCAGCTGAATGTCGAGGAAATCTCGCTGGCCGATCTGATGAAGACAGAGCCGGAGAGCCTCGACCTGTCCAGCCACTGGCAGGATTCCTATCGCTTCTTCCTGGTCATCGCCGAAAAATGGCGGCAGCAGCTGGAAAAATGGCAGCGGGTCGATCAGGCGATCCGCCGCAACGCCCTGTTCGATCATATCGCCAAAAGCTGGAAGACATCGCCACCCGACCATTTCGTCGTTGCCGCCGGCATCACCACCTCCGCGCCCGCCGTTGCCCGTTTTCTGGAAACCATAGCCTTCATGCCACAAGGACTGGTGGTCCTGCCCGACCTCGACCTGATCATGCCGGACCAGGAATGGGATATGCTGGGGCCCTTCCAGCCCGACCCGGACAGCGGCTATATAAAGCGCGCGCAGGAGACCCATCCGCAATATCATATGAAATTGCTGCTCGACCGGATGTCGATCGCGCGGGGTGAAATATTGCGCTGGCCGCGCACCGGCGAAAGCGGCGCAGCGGCGCAGCGCAGCCGGGCGCTGAGCAATGCTTTCGCGATCCCGAAACTGACGGTGCGCTGGCAGACGCTGGAAAGCAGCGAACGCAGTCTCGCCGGGGTGCAGACGATCGAGGCACGCAACAGCGCCGAAGAAGCGCAGGTCATCGCGCTGCTGGCGCGCGAGGCGCTGGAAGACCCGGACCAGCGGGTGGCGATTGTCACGCCGGACCGGTCTTTGGCAACGCGCATCTCGGCCCATCTGAAACGCTGGGATATCCAGGTAGACGACACGGCCGGCCAGCCACTGGCGAAGCTGCCGGAGGGTGTGTTCTTCCTTAACCTGTTATCCGCGGTTGCCGACGGATTCCCACCGGCGGAATTTCTCGCCCTGCTCAAGCATCCGCTGGTGCAGCGGGGCGAGGGGCGGCTTTTGTGGCTCGACCATGTCCGCAAGCTTGACCTGTTGCTGCGCGGCCCGCGTCCGGCACCGGGACTGGCGGGCATTGACGCGCTCTTGCGGACCGACAATCACCGGACGAAAAGCTTGCGCGCCGCCATCACGCCATGGTGGCAATCGGTGCGCACGATGTTCGAGCCGATGGAAAGTCTCTTCGCCTCTTCGCTCGACTGGCCGAAACTACTCGACCAGCTGCGGCAACTGGCCGAGAATTTGACCGATGGCGCGATCTGGGCCGGTCCGGGTGGCCGGGATCTGGCCGACCTGCTGGCAAAGCTGCAGACCCGCGCGGAAATGGGACCGATCCGGATAAAGGCAAATGAGCTGCCCGGCTATTTCGAGACCCTGATGACCGATATTTCGGTGCGTCCGCCCTACGGAGGCCACCCGCGGATCGCGCTTTACGGCTTGCTCGAAGCGCGGCTGCAACAGTCGGAACTGGTGATCTGCTGCGGTCTCAACGAAGGCAGCTGGCCGCAGGCGATTACGCCCGACCCATGGCTCGCGCCGATGATCCGCAAATCACTGGGCCTGCCGGCACAGGAACGGCAGATCGGTCTTTCCGCACACGATCTGGTCGGCGCAATGGGCGCCAAAAAAGTCATTCTCTCCCGCGCGCACCGGGATGATTCCGGCCCGGCCATTGCCTCGCGCTTCCTGCTCCGGCTGAAGGGCATGTGCGGGGACAATCTGAAGGAACATCCGCAGGCCCGCGCCTGGTTGGCCGCGATCGACCAGCCGGAAAGCGAACCCGCGCCCTATGTCCGTCCAGCGCCGCTGCCGAGCAGGGAACAGCGCCTTATCCCGATTTCGGTGACCCAGGTCGACAGCCTGATCGCAGATCCCTATTCCTTCTATGCGAAAAAGATCATGGGCTTTGCCGCCCTCGACATGATCGACGCCGACCCGAGCGCGGCCTGGCGGGGCACGATCATTCACGACATTCTCGACCAGTGGGCGAGAGAGGATGATTATGCCCCGGCGGCTTTGCGCCAGCGGGCGAAGGCTTTCCTGGACGATCCCGGTCTGCACCCGCTGATGCGCAGCCTCTGGGCGCCGCGCCTGCTGGAAGGGCTGGACTGGATCGCTGCTACGCTGGCGGAGGGCCGCAAGACTGGCCGCGAACCGCTGGCCTCGGAAATCTATGGCAAGGCCGAGATTGCCGGTGTCGAGCTGTCGGGCATCGCCGACCGTATCGACGGGATGCCCGATGGCGGTATCGCCATTGTCGATTACAAGACCGGCGGCGCGCCGAGCAACAAGGCGGTGGCCGAAGGCTATAATCTGCAGCTTGGCCTGCTCGCCGCCATCGCTGAGCTGGGCGGCTTCAAGGATATTGAAGGCGAGGCGGTTGCTTTCGAATATTGGTCGCTGGCGAAAAAGGGCGGCACCGACGAATTCGGTTATATCCGCTCCCCCGCAAAAGGGCGCGGCGAGAATATCATTCCGGCCGACGCGATGGTAGATCATGCCGTCGCCCGGTTCAACGAGGCCGCCGATCACTATCTGAAGGGCAGCGAGCCGATGACCGCCAAGCTGCATCCGGAATATGCCCGCTATGCCGACTATGACCAGCTGATGCGGCTCGAAGAATGGTACGGCCGCGCGCCGGCGGAGGCTCCGGACCATGAGTAG
- a CDS encoding nucleotidyltransferase family protein, translated as MTKVDTAMIMAAGLGKRMRPLTETRPKPLVEVAGKAMIDHCFEKLVEAGIGKAVVNVHYLADMMEAHLAALPYPIDIRVSDERAQLLETGGGLVQAEPMIEEDIFFCINSDNLWTDGPANSLLQLAETWDGDRMDALLLLIEREAAHNYQGDGDFHLDEEKRISRKLPDQKAPLIYSGIQLISKRLLRDAPAGAFSTNIFWERAIGEGRLFGTVHHGQWFEVGSPQAITPTEAALTHV; from the coding sequence ATGACCAAAGTCGACACCGCGATGATCATGGCGGCCGGACTGGGCAAGCGGATGCGTCCGCTGACCGAAACCCGGCCCAAGCCGCTGGTCGAAGTGGCCGGCAAGGCGATGATCGATCATTGTTTCGAGAAGCTGGTCGAGGCGGGAATCGGCAAGGCTGTCGTCAATGTTCACTATCTCGCCGACATGATGGAAGCGCATCTCGCTGCCTTGCCCTATCCGATTGATATCCGGGTGTCCGACGAGCGAGCGCAGCTGCTCGAGACCGGCGGCGGACTGGTCCAGGCAGAGCCGATGATCGAGGAAGATATTTTCTTCTGCATCAACAGTGATAATCTCTGGACCGATGGTCCCGCCAACAGCCTGTTGCAGCTGGCGGAAACATGGGACGGGGACAGGATGGACGCGCTGCTGTTGCTGATTGAGCGGGAAGCTGCTCACAATTATCAGGGCGACGGTGATTTCCATCTCGACGAAGAGAAGCGCATTTCGCGCAAGCTTCCGGACCAGAAGGCACCGCTGATCTATTCTGGTATCCAGCTGATCTCCAAACGATTGCTGCGCGATGCGCCCGCAGGCGCTTTTTCCACCAATATATTCTGGGAGCGCGCCATCGGCGAAGGTCGGCTGTTTGGTACAGTTCACCACGGCCAATGGTTCGAGGTCGGCTCGCCGCAAGCGATAACGCCGACAGAAGCCGCGCTGACGCATGTCTGA
- a CDS encoding phosphotransferase, translating into MKPPPAAVEFLQQNGWNDAHISPVAGDASFRRYFRVQDGERVAILMDAPPPHEDPKPFIDIAEYLVGAGFAAPAIFARDLDQGLVLLEDFGDQRMREHLDDHPEDEDAIYRRVIDLLRDLHKAPAAALPPYDEAQYLREVNLLTEWYCPAQQLDVDTEGFEAIWRQILAPVIAGQKPPVTVMRDYHAENIMLLEDGRLGLLDFQDALMGHPAYDLVSMLQDARRDVPDELEENMLGYYLADHDAEAASEFRSHYAILGAQRNTKIIGIFVRLCMRDGKQRYLDFLPRMWSLLEKDLLHPALAPVAKWFDQNIPIGVRSRPMPASKEAK; encoded by the coding sequence ATGAAACCGCCGCCAGCAGCGGTAGAATTTTTGCAGCAGAACGGGTGGAATGATGCCCATATTTCACCGGTCGCCGGAGATGCGTCCTTCCGGCGTTATTTCCGTGTCCAGGATGGTGAGCGGGTTGCGATATTGATGGATGCACCGCCGCCGCACGAAGACCCGAAGCCGTTTATCGATATTGCCGAGTATCTGGTCGGCGCCGGCTTTGCAGCGCCCGCAATCTTCGCCCGCGATCTCGATCAGGGACTGGTGCTGCTGGAGGATTTCGGCGACCAGCGGATGCGCGAGCATCTCGATGATCATCCGGAGGACGAGGACGCGATCTATCGTCGGGTGATTGATCTGCTGCGAGACCTGCACAAGGCGCCAGCGGCAGCGCTGCCGCCCTATGACGAGGCGCAATATTTGCGCGAAGTCAATTTGCTGACCGAATGGTATTGCCCGGCACAGCAGCTGGACGTCGATACAGAAGGCTTCGAGGCCATCTGGCGGCAAATTCTCGCGCCCGTGATCGCGGGCCAGAAGCCGCCGGTCACAGTGATGCGCGATTATCATGCCGAGAATATCATGCTGCTGGAAGACGGCCGGCTCGGCTTGTTGGATTTTCAGGACGCGCTGATGGGGCATCCTGCCTATGATCTGGTGTCAATGCTGCAGGACGCCCGCCGCGATGTCCCGGATGAACTCGAAGAGAACATGCTCGGCTATTATCTGGCCGATCATGACGCGGAGGCAGCTTCGGAATTCCGCAGCCATTACGCCATCCTTGGCGCGCAGCGGAACACCAAGATCATTGGTATCTTTGTTCGTCTTTGCATGCGGGACGGCAAGCAGCGCTATCTCGATTTTCTGCCCCGAATGTGGAGTCTGCTGGAGAAAGACCTGCTGCACCCTGCGCTTGCACCTGTCGCGAAATGGTTTGACCAGAATATCCCGATTGGAGTTCGTAGCCGACCGATGCCGGCCTCGAAAGAAGCCAAATGA
- the tsaE gene encoding tRNA (adenosine(37)-N6)-threonylcarbamoyltransferase complex ATPase subunit type 1 TsaE, with protein MILQSEQATLDVGRKLGALLRAGDKIALRGTLGAGKTTLARGILEGLGYGAEVPSPTFAIVQPYEPPETRIPVAHVDLYRIEDPEEIPELGLEDALIDGAMIVEWPDRMPDSFWTDALNLHLEITGEGNRRLTWTAGDAWNDRWPLT; from the coding sequence ATGATCTTGCAAAGCGAGCAAGCCACCCTGGATGTCGGTCGGAAACTGGGCGCGCTATTGCGTGCGGGTGACAAGATCGCGCTGCGCGGCACGCTCGGCGCCGGAAAGACGACATTGGCAAGAGGCATTTTGGAAGGACTGGGCTATGGCGCCGAAGTGCCCAGTCCGACCTTTGCGATTGTTCAGCCCTATGAACCGCCGGAAACCCGGATCCCGGTCGCCCATGTCGATCTGTACCGGATTGAAGATCCGGAGGAGATTCCCGAACTCGGTCTGGAGGACGCGCTGATCGACGGCGCCATGATCGTCGAATGGCCGGACCGAATGCCGGACAGTTTCTGGACCGATGCACTTAATCTTCATCTGGAAATTACCGGGGAGGGCAATCGCCGGTTGACTTGGACCGCCGGTGACGCTTGGAACGATCGATGGCCATTGACATGA
- a CDS encoding PAS domain-containing sensor histidine kinase → MSNVPDLTAVILGLILAAWLGVAAWAIWTGLAMKSKAESTLRQSGRLGRLLETSPALPLLVRSDGKLEASQRLMHWLGFDHLPAHISELSEESRGMIRQDLEALMQDVNLAQKTGSSFVRAIKVRGSDKALLIRGGLADQKIAPNGSALLWIFDATDSEGEIAKLRDENEAARAAFDALSALIEAAPVPMWHRSPDMRLTLVNSAYVAAVDAENGEQVIANGVELVEPVDGFSPVDAAARARDRGEPLERVVATTVGGERRMTQVVDVPLGKSGIAGYAIDIQDLEDARREQRRFGESQRDMLDRISAGVAQFGADKSLKFCNLPFQRIFSMRQQWIAERPEFPRVLDRMREMNRIPEVRDFPEWREERTGWFQSTRAMEENWLLADGTHLRVLANPTPDGGLLVIFEDRTEQVQLASARDTLLRVRTATFDNLFESLAVFAADGKLNIWNHQFANNWGLDETDLGKHPRVDSLMQKMAGQLKQPARISEVREMVRSATTERQQKGGRLNFADGRRFEFAAIPLPDGNALFTMLDISDSYRIEQALRERNEALVEADSIKGRFLSNMSYEFRTPLTSIGGFAELLDQGIAGPLTDQGHEYVRAILQSVKRLGNQIENVLDLSQSEAGALPIAKEKVNLKRLIEDIASHFADDASAKAIGVELQLDEKLGSALADKKRLTQAISQIVDNAIKYTDEGGRLLIHGSGNVKQALIHISDNGPGMTAGEQSKVFDSFARSRDQKANEKSGGLGLPLARQLVRAHGGDLTLTSEPGQGTLVTLHLPRQ, encoded by the coding sequence ATGTCCAACGTCCCTGATCTCACGGCTGTCATATTGGGCCTCATACTTGCTGCCTGGCTGGGCGTAGCGGCTTGGGCGATCTGGACCGGTCTGGCGATGAAGAGCAAGGCGGAATCGACCTTGCGACAGTCCGGCAGGCTGGGACGGTTGCTCGAAACATCTCCGGCCCTGCCGTTGCTGGTTCGTTCCGATGGCAAGCTGGAGGCCTCGCAAAGGCTGATGCACTGGCTCGGCTTTGATCATCTGCCGGCCCATATTTCCGAACTATCCGAGGAATCCCGCGGGATGATCCGGCAGGATCTCGAAGCGCTGATGCAGGATGTCAATCTCGCGCAGAAAACCGGCAGCAGCTTCGTTCGGGCGATCAAGGTGCGCGGTTCCGACAAGGCGCTGCTGATCCGCGGCGGGCTTGCGGATCAGAAAATCGCGCCCAACGGCAGCGCCCTCCTTTGGATTTTCGACGCCACGGACAGCGAGGGCGAGATCGCCAAGCTGCGCGATGAAAACGAGGCCGCGCGTGCGGCATTTGACGCGCTTTCCGCCCTGATCGAGGCGGCACCGGTGCCGATGTGGCACCGCTCGCCCGACATGCGCCTGACATTGGTCAACAGCGCCTATGTCGCCGCCGTCGATGCCGAGAATGGCGAGCAGGTCATTGCCAATGGCGTCGAGCTGGTCGAACCGGTCGACGGTTTCAGTCCGGTCGATGCAGCGGCCCGGGCGCGGGACAGGGGCGAACCGCTTGAACGGGTCGTTGCGACAACCGTGGGCGGCGAACGGCGGATGACCCAGGTGGTTGATGTGCCGCTCGGCAAATCGGGGATCGCCGGCTATGCGATCGACATTCAGGATCTGGAAGATGCGCGCCGGGAACAGCGGCGTTTCGGGGAATCACAGCGCGACATGCTCGACCGGATTTCCGCCGGCGTGGCCCAGTTCGGCGCGGACAAATCGCTGAAATTCTGCAATCTTCCGTTCCAGCGGATTTTCTCCATGCGCCAGCAATGGATAGCGGAACGACCGGAATTTCCGCGCGTGCTGGACCGCATGCGGGAGATGAACCGCATTCCCGAAGTCCGCGATTTCCCGGAATGGCGCGAGGAACGGACCGGCTGGTTCCAGTCCACCAGGGCGATGGAGGAAAACTGGCTGCTGGCCGATGGTACCCATCTCAGGGTGCTGGCCAATCCGACTCCGGACGGCGGGTTGCTGGTCATTTTCGAAGATCGCACCGAACAGGTCCAGCTGGCGAGCGCCCGCGATACCTTGCTGAGGGTGCGGACCGCCACTTTCGACAATCTGTTTGAATCGCTCGCGGTTTTTGCCGCCGACGGCAAGTTGAACATCTGGAACCACCAATTTGCCAATAATTGGGGTCTCGATGAAACCGACCTTGGCAAGCATCCGCGTGTCGACTCGCTGATGCAGAAAATGGCAGGTCAGTTGAAGCAGCCCGCCCGCATTTCGGAAGTGCGCGAAATGGTGCGCAGCGCCACGACCGAGCGACAGCAGAAAGGCGGCCGGCTCAACTTTGCCGATGGCCGCCGGTTTGAATTTGCCGCCATTCCCTTGCCCGACGGCAATGCATTGTTCACCATGCTCGACATTTCGGACAGCTACCGGATCGAGCAGGCGCTGCGCGAACGCAACGAAGCGCTGGTCGAAGCGGATTCGATCAAGGGCAGATTCCTGTCCAACATGAGCTATGAATTCCGGACTCCGTTGACCTCCATCGGCGGATTTGCGGAGCTTCTGGACCAGGGCATTGCCGGGCCGCTGACCGATCAGGGCCACGAATATGTCCGTGCGATCCTGCAGTCGGTCAAACGGTTGGGCAACCAGATCGAAAATGTTCTCGACCTCAGCCAGAGCGAAGCCGGCGCGCTGCCGATCGCCAAGGAAAAGGTCAATCTGAAGAGGCTGATCGAGGATATCGCGAGCCATTTCGCCGACGATGCTTCGGCCAAGGCGATCGGGGTGGAGCTGCAGCTCGATGAAAAGCTTGGTTCGGCGCTGGCCGACAAGAAGCGGCTCACGCAGGCCATTTCGCAGATCGTCGACAATGCGATCAAATATACCGATGAAGGCGGGCGGCTGCTCATCCATGGATCGGGCAATGTGAAACAGGCCCTGATCCATATCTCCGATAATGGGCCCGGCATGACCGCTGGCGAGCAGTCGAAGGTATTCGACAGTTTCGCCCGTTCGCGGGATCAGAAAGCCAACGAGAAATCGGGCGGCCTCGGCCTGCCGCTGGCGCGCCAACTGGTCCGCGCCCATGGTGGCGACCTGACGCTGACCTCCGAACCGGGGCAGGGGACGCTGGTCACCCTGCATCTGCCGCGGCAATGA
- the moaB gene encoding molybdenum cofactor biosynthesis protein B has product MPIDESRTFKPINIALLTVSDTRTPKEDTSGDILAERIKSKGHVLLYRNLLRDDKSILMAQLHQWIDDEQVDVIITTGGTGLTGRDITPEALNAVKDKDIPGFGELFRYLSIAKIGTSTVQSRACAVVARGTYIFALPGSNGAVKDGWDGILDTQLDSRHRPCNFVELIPRLLEK; this is encoded by the coding sequence ATGCCCATCGACGAAAGCCGGACCTTCAAACCGATCAATATTGCGTTGCTGACCGTGTCCGATACCCGCACCCCGAAAGAAGACACGTCGGGCGACATCTTGGCCGAACGGATCAAGAGCAAGGGCCATGTCCTGCTCTACCGCAATCTGCTGAGAGACGACAAGTCCATCCTCATGGCCCAGCTTCACCAATGGATTGACGACGAGCAGGTCGATGTCATCATCACCACCGGCGGCACCGGCCTGACCGGGCGCGATATCACGCCGGAAGCGCTGAATGCGGTCAAGGACAAAGATATTCCCGGCTTCGGGGAACTGTTCCGCTATCTGAGCATCGCCAAGATCGGCACTTCGACCGTGCAATCGCGCGCCTGCGCCGTGGTGGCGCGCGGCACCTATATCTTCGCCCTGCCCGGTTCCAACGGCGCGGTGAAGGACGGATGGGACGGCATTCTCGATACCCAGCTCGACAGCCGCCACCGGCCCTGCAATTTTGTCGAACTGATCCCCAGGCTGCTTGAAAAATAG
- a CDS encoding PA0069 family radical SAM protein, translating to MVDKSRILHQVQKGRGAPSNGVSQRFNLLDRETDGDWLDERERIGDSAARLRTDVTVEFPKSIISYNSSPDLPFDRSINAYRGCEHGCVYCYARPTHAYHDLSPGLDFESKLFAKPNAAELLRQTFAKPAYRPASLAIGTNTDPYQPIEKRYRITRQILEVMLETHHPVVITTKSNRVVEDIDLLTRLAAKQLTAVAISITSLDPQTARLLEPRAPAPARRLEAVRALSAAGIYAHVNIAPVVPGITDHEIEAIVAAAADCGARSISFIPMRLPHEVAPLFEQWLESHYPERKAKVMSIVRQIRGGKRNDPDFHSRMRGQGPWADLIRTRIGIASRKAGIGKAKLKLRTDLFRRPVIKGSQMELF from the coding sequence ATGGTCGACAAGAGCAGGATATTGCATCAGGTCCAGAAGGGCAGAGGCGCGCCGAGCAACGGGGTCTCGCAACGATTCAATCTACTGGACCGGGAGACGGACGGCGACTGGCTGGACGAGCGAGAGCGTATCGGAGACAGCGCCGCCAGGCTGAGGACGGACGTCACCGTCGAATTTCCCAAGTCGATCATCAGTTACAACAGCTCGCCCGACCTGCCGTTCGATCGTTCGATCAACGCCTATCGCGGCTGCGAACATGGCTGCGTCTATTGCTATGCCCGGCCGACGCATGCCTATCACGATCTGTCCCCCGGCCTCGATTTCGAGAGCAAGCTGTTCGCCAAACCGAATGCCGCCGAACTGCTCCGCCAGACATTTGCCAAACCCGCCTACCGGCCGGCCAGCCTCGCCATCGGCACCAATACTGATCCCTACCAGCCGATCGAGAAACGCTACCGCATCACCCGGCAGATATTGGAAGTCATGCTGGAAACGCACCATCCGGTGGTAATCACTACAAAATCCAATCGCGTGGTCGAGGATATCGACCTGCTAACCCGGCTGGCGGCCAAGCAGCTTACGGCGGTGGCTATTTCCATCACCTCGCTCGACCCGCAGACAGCGCGCCTGCTGGAACCCAGAGCGCCCGCTCCTGCGCGCAGGCTGGAGGCGGTGCGGGCGCTCAGCGCCGCCGGCATATATGCGCATGTCAATATCGCGCCGGTCGTCCCGGGGATCACCGATCACGAGATTGAAGCGATTGTCGCGGCGGCAGCGGATTGTGGCGCCAGGAGCATCTCCTTCATTCCCATGCGTCTGCCCCATGAAGTCGCGCCCCTGTTCGAGCAATGGCTCGAAAGCCATTATCCGGAGCGCAAGGCCAAGGTGATGAGCATCGTCCGGCAGATCCGCGGCGGCAAGCGCAACGATCCCGATTTCCACAGCCGCATGCGGGGTCAGGGACCATGGGCCGACCTGATCCGCACCCGCATAGGCATCGCGTCGCGCAAGGCCGGGATCGGCAAGGCGAAGCTCAAACTCAGAACCGATCTGTTCCGGCGCCCGGTGATCAAGGGCAGCCAGATGGAACTATTCTAG
- a CDS encoding long-chain fatty acid--CoA ligase, with amino-acid sequence MAGAMQASSLKITNLIDHAAREHGDREIVSYWADGSISRSNWAEIGLESRKFSQALQRLGMNKGDRIATIAMNHAHHLISWYGSAGIGGILHTVNPRLFEEQLVYIINHAEDRVLLFDKMFAPIVEMLKPQLKTVEHYIQFDGEKGDYPTFRELVDAEDGNFDWVDVDENDPCGLCYTSGTTGNPKGVLYEHRSNVIHAITEVQPDVMDLATRSVMLPVVPMFHANAWGLPFACAAVGAKMVFSASNEAHVLWKLIRDEGVTHSAGVPTVWLSMFADMDENGGDYGKLGVVVIGGSACPRSMIERLMKNGIRVAHAWGMTETSPIGTAGSLPANWDALSFDEQVDVICKQGRPPFGVELRVIDEEGNVAPRDGKTSGTLEIRGPWIIQRYYRADEDAVEDDGWFDTGDVAVLHPDGTMQITDRAKDVIKSGGEWISSIELENAAVGCPGVAEAAAVGVYHPKWDERPLLLVVRKPGSEVSEDEIIAYLGDKVAKWWLPDEVKFVAEVPHTATGKILKRSLREEYKDYKLKSLADA; translated from the coding sequence ATGGCCGGTGCAATGCAAGCGAGTTCGCTCAAGATTACAAATTTGATCGATCACGCTGCGAGAGAGCATGGCGATCGCGAGATTGTGAGCTATTGGGCGGATGGCAGCATCAGCCGCAGCAACTGGGCCGAGATCGGGCTGGAATCACGCAAATTCTCGCAAGCATTGCAACGGCTTGGCATGAACAAGGGCGACCGGATCGCGACCATCGCGATGAACCATGCGCACCACCTGATCAGCTGGTACGGTTCGGCCGGTATCGGCGGCATCCTTCACACGGTCAATCCGCGCCTGTTCGAAGAGCAACTGGTCTATATCATCAACCATGCCGAAGACCGGGTGCTGCTGTTCGACAAAATGTTCGCGCCGATTGTCGAAATGCTCAAGCCGCAGCTGAAAACGGTTGAACATTATATCCAGTTTGACGGCGAGAAAGGCGATTATCCGACCTTTCGCGAGCTGGTCGATGCGGAAGACGGCAATTTCGACTGGGTCGATGTCGATGAAAATGATCCGTGCGGTCTCTGCTATACCAGCGGTACCACCGGCAATCCCAAGGGCGTGCTCTATGAGCATCGTTCGAACGTCATCCACGCGATCACCGAAGTGCAGCCCGATGTGATGGATCTGGCGACCCGCTCGGTGATGCTGCCGGTTGTGCCGATGTTCCACGCCAATGCCTGGGGACTGCCCTTCGCCTGTGCGGCGGTCGGCGCCAAAATGGTGTTTTCGGCCAGCAATGAGGCACATGTCCTGTGGAAACTGATCCGTGACGAGGGCGTGACCCATAGTGCCGGCGTGCCGACCGTATGGCTTTCGATGTTCGCCGATATGGATGAAAATGGCGGCGATTACGGTAAATTGGGCGTCGTCGTGATTGGCGGTTCCGCCTGTCCGCGTTCGATGATCGAGCGGTTGATGAAAAACGGCATCCGTGTCGCCCATGCCTGGGGCATGACCGAGACCTCTCCGATCGGTACCGCCGGTTCGCTTCCCGCCAACTGGGACGCGCTGAGCTTTGACGAGCAGGTGGATGTCATCTGCAAGCAGGGCCGGCCGCCATTCGGTGTCGAGCTGCGAGTGATCGACGAGGAGGGCAATGTCGCCCCGCGCGACGGCAAGACCAGCGGCACGCTCGAAATCCGGGGCCCTTGGATTATCCAGCGCTATTATCGTGCGGATGAGGATGCGGTCGAGGATGATGGCTGGTTTGACACCGGCGATGTCGCAGTGCTGCATCCCGATGGCACGATGCAGATTACCGACCGGGCCAAGGATGTGATCAAGTCGGGTGGTGAATGGATCAGCTCGATCGAACTGGAAAATGCCGCTGTCGGCTGTCCCGGTGTTGCCGAAGCGGCAGCGGTCGGTGTCTATCATCCGAAATGGGACGAGCGGCCTCTGCTGCTGGTCGTGCGCAAGCCCGGCAGCGAGGTGTCGGAAGACGAGATCATCGCCTATCTCGGCGACAAGGTCGCCAAATGGTGGCTGCCGGACGAAGTGAAATTCGTCGCCGAGGTGCCGCACACCGCCACCGGGAAAATCCTCAAACGGTCGCTGCGCGAGGAATATAAGGACTATAAGCTGAAAAGTCTGGCGGACGCCTAG